From the genome of Candidatus Cloacimonas sp., one region includes:
- the trxB gene encoding thioredoxin-disulfide reductase codes for MPLISLSKEGERDKMQYDVIIIGAGPAGLSAAIYSARSGLKTAIFEKGLIGGQITVTEEIENYPGLEEPLTGYELTEKMHHQAEHFGTEFIDDEVIALGMEGLYKIVETQQNKYSAKVVILCTGAYPRRLNVPGEEKFTGHGVSYCATCDGALYRDKIVAVVGGGDSAIEEGMFITHFARKVIVIHRRDELRAQKIIQDRAFKNPKMEFVWDSVVQEIKGENKVEALEVYNKKTNSKSIIPVDGVFIYVGFLPNNRLLESLVELDGAGFAITDEFMQTNVPGVYAAGDIRKKVLRQVVTATNDGAIAGWSAEKWITENYDSLKK; via the coding sequence ATGCCTTTGATATCATTATCCAAAGAAGGTGAAAGAGATAAAATGCAATATGATGTAATAATTATTGGTGCCGGTCCTGCCGGCTTAAGTGCAGCCATATACAGTGCGCGTAGTGGACTAAAAACAGCTATTTTTGAAAAAGGACTGATTGGGGGTCAAATTACAGTTACGGAAGAAATTGAGAATTATCCTGGCTTGGAAGAACCCTTAACCGGTTATGAACTTACGGAAAAAATGCACCATCAAGCGGAACATTTTGGGACGGAATTTATTGATGATGAAGTTATTGCCCTCGGAATGGAAGGTCTTTATAAAATTGTAGAAACACAGCAAAACAAATATAGCGCTAAAGTGGTTATATTATGCACGGGAGCATATCCCAGGCGGTTAAATGTTCCCGGCGAAGAAAAATTTACCGGGCATGGTGTTTCTTATTGTGCTACTTGCGATGGTGCGCTCTATAGAGATAAAATTGTCGCCGTTGTGGGTGGGGGAGATTCTGCCATTGAAGAAGGAATGTTTATTACTCATTTTGCCCGAAAAGTGATTGTTATTCACAGAAGAGATGAGCTTCGCGCTCAAAAAATCATTCAAGACAGAGCGTTTAAAAATCCTAAAATGGAATTTGTTTGGGACAGTGTGGTGCAAGAAATTAAGGGAGAAAACAAAGTTGAGGCGCTGGAGGTCTATAACAAAAAAACCAATTCCAAAAGTATTATCCCCGTGGATGGCGTTTTTATCTATGTTGGTTTTTTGCCTAACAATAGATTGTTGGAATCTCTTGTCGAACTTGATGGCGCTGGTTTTGCGATTACCGATGAATTTATGCAGACCAATGTTCCGGGTGTCTATGCAGCGGGAGATATTAGAAAAAAAGTTTTACGCCAGGTTGTAACTGCTACAAATGATGGAGCTATCGCAGGTTGGAGTGCGGAAAAATGGATTACCGAAAATTACGATTCGCTGAAAA